The proteins below are encoded in one region of Oryzias melastigma strain HK-1 linkage group LG9, ASM292280v2, whole genome shotgun sequence:
- the LOC118599180 gene encoding netrin-G2-like, with protein sequence MYVNFQDCECNGHSNRCSYIDFVNVVTCVSCKHNTRGQNCQYCRLGYYRNTELPLEDENICLACECSTEGSTSPYCSESGLCSCRSGTTGRSCDSCLPGYTWRGDGAGCTENMCDSERLICQNGGTCIDFQSCVCPEKFTGPFCERNVCLKNKKCQQTAEGSSSSLTSQLYLLSLGLITCIF encoded by the exons ATGTATGTCAACTTTCAGG ATTGTGAGTGTAATGGTCACTCAAACCGATGCAGCTACATTGACTTTGTCAACGTGGTCACATGTGTGAGCTGTAAGCACAACACGCGAGGACAGAACTGTCAGTATTGTCGCCTTGGTTACTACAGAAACACTGAATTGCCGCTGGAGGATGAGAACATCTGTCTCG CATGTGAGTGCAGCACAGAAGGCAGCACGTCTCCGTACTGCTCCGAGTCTGGTCTCTGCAGTTGTAGGAGCGGAACCACTGGGAGGAGCTGTGACTCCTGTCTACCTGGCTATACCTGGAGAGGAGACGGAGCTGGATGCACAG AGAACATGTGTGACTCAGAACGGTTGATTTGTCAGAATGGTGGGACCTGCATAGACTTCCAGAGCTGCGTCTGTCCAGAAAAGTTCACAG gtccGTTCTGTGAGCGTAACGTCTGTCTCAAGAACAAGAAATGCCAACAAACTGCTGaaggctcctcctcctcgctgaCATCACAGCTATACCTGCTAAGTCTTGGTCTGATCACCTGCATCTTTTGA
- the LOC112148053 gene encoding cell wall protein DAN4, with protein MSRMTLCREPHRLLVLILVLLSPLSWGQFSGQYDACRSNLGAVPGWELYPCQPPPANMKEFMQIRVDPPGITCGNPPERFCTLENPYLCSDECDASSPDLSHPPQLMGDRERGGLITYWQTVTWSRYPEPLQANVTLSWNKSLEVVDDIVITFEYGRPTSMVLEKSLDKGVTWQPYQYYADDCLETFGMSPKRVSELAPSNLTRVICTEQYSRWVGAKEEKNVVFEVRARFGVFAGAKLINMDALYTRMETMMGLRDFFTFTNLRLRLLRPALGGTYVQRDNLLKYFYAISNIDIPARCKCNLHASQCVLRDATLQCECDHNTTGQDCERCRGGFTSNSWRPGSYLPLPWGSANICDQAETVVTADDSNSAASDGPSASSDGMTDSAPTTTTDIFRSPSSVTDSNTPMTDADTAGGPTITAVTDSTTTSPSTDSVSVIFMYTMTTVTNPASSPTESDVVSSFTMTDPWITDAAETKGPLDVIDVSNTDNGRGTSTSTPVYSSTKYLISTSAADKISENDIDSFTSSDSGNAAFTGISSTLSIVNSSPFLDPSNENGPSLNPVPSSTSSPTLGTGDSGSDSGNTPDPILTTSISTPVTTSTLISGISIDEGGPTSDPVTLANSGLAFSGTEKAILMTTVTPPSVDSVSTATVPNQSKTLVTTTTGIKVSSGDLARTGSDLTSQVEDAPPTTGADPTSALVDFGIDIPRTDLPLGEPSLELPPLDGSTPDVSSSDVSSDVPPLSTLPPDSAFLDTSRPEVALTEPTLDLLPSDIPSIVVPSPDEPPPEMPLPDAPLEVQPTDTPAPSLPSPKESGTKVTLVDKLPPESSFVIPNPSVDSAFSEIPQEEVQPKTQDTATNVPFSSAPVSDALPLDVLPQLPPSIIPETLTAVPVPDVPVLTTPSSLKPSPDAELSSRTLDTLTNTQASELPLIAEVPPVVASPDDLPQAPKETEELMLPPSGGGDVTTGIVSAMTEPPNPEKNPIKPDQTPESNNSEQVPGGNPESQREGDPSKEKSAGAKTEEQPEEKEESIEKKAGEQKEEKGTEKSFKVKEKAVLKSFIVEMHSNTFGINCQCL; from the exons ATGTCCAGAATGACCCTCTGCCGCGAGCCGCACCGTCTCCTGGTCCTCATCCTCGTCCTCTTGTCTCCGCTGAGCTGGGGTCAGTTCAGCGGCCAGTATGACGCGTGCCGCTCCAACCTGGGAGCAGTGCCCGGATGGGAGCTTTATCCATGTCAGCCCCCCCCAGCTAACATGAAGGAGTTTATGCAGATCAGAGTTGACCCGCCAGGGATCACCTGTGGAAACCCACCAGAGAGGTTTTGCACTCTG gaAAACCCATACCTGTGCAGCGATGAGTGTGATGCGTCAAGCCCTGACCTGTCTCACCCTCCTCAGCTGATGGGAGACAGGGAAAGGGGCGGTCTTATTACCTACTGGCAGACGGTCACGTGGTCTCGGTATCCTGAACCTCTACAGGCCAATGTCACTCTGTCCTGGAACAAAAGTCTGGAGGTGGTCGATGACATAGTTATCACCTTTGAGTATGGCCGACCAACAAGCATGGTTCTGGAGAAGTCACTGGACAAAG GTGTTACTTGGCAGCCATATCAATACTACGCTGATGACTGTCTAGAGACCTTTGGCATGTCGCCAAAGCGAGTGTCTGAATTAGCTCCTAGTAACTTAACCCGAGTAATCTGCACAGAGCAGTATTCCCGTTGGGTCGGAGCCAAA GAGGAAAAGAATGTGGTGTTTGAAGTGCGGGCTCGTTTTGGTGTGTTTGCTGGTGCAAAGCTCATTAACATGGATGCTCTGTACACCCGCATGGAGACCATGATGGGGCTTCGGGACTTCTTTACGTTCACTAACCTTCGACTGCGACTTCTCCGCCCAGCACTTGGAGGAACTTATGTTCAGAGAGATAACTTGCTTAAGTACTTCTATGCTATTTCTAACATCGACATACCAGCCAG GTGCAAGTGTAATTTGCACGCATCTCAGTGTGTGCTTCGCGATGCAACACTGCAGTGCGAATGTGACCACAATACAACGGGACAGGACTGTGAGCGCTGCAGAGGAGGCTTCACATCGAACAGCTGGAGACCAGGATCTTACCTGCCCCTGCCCTGGGGCTCTGCCAACATCT GTGATCAAGCTGAAACTGTAGTCA CGGCTGATGACTCTAACTCAGCAGCATCTGATGGACCTTCTGCCTCATCAGATGGAATGACTGACTCTGCTCCCACCACCACGACTGACATTTTTAGGTCCCCATCATCTGTAACTGACAGCAATACCCCAATGACTGATGCAGACACTGCTGGTGGACCTACAATTACTGCAGTAACTGACAGTACAACTACTTCCCCCTCAACAGATAGCgtttcagttatttttatgtACACCATGACTACTGTTACAAACCCAGCAAGTTCTCCTACGGAATCAGATGTAGTCAGTAGTTTTACCATGACTGACCCGTGGATTACTGatgctgcagaaacaaaagGTCCCCTTGATGTCATTGATGTATCTAACACTGACAACGGTAGGGGTACCAGTACATCCACACCTGTTTATAGTTCTACGAAATATTTAATAAGTACTAGTGCTGCAGATAAAATTTCTGAAAACGACATAGACTCTTTTACAAGTTCTGATAGTGGCAATGCAGCCTTTACTGGTATCAGTAGTACTTTAAGTATTGTAAATTCAAGTCCATTTCTTGATCCAAGCAATGAAAATGGACCTTCATTGAACCCAGTTCCATCAAGTACCAGTAGTCCTACTCTGGGTACTGGGGACAGCGGGTCTGACTCAGGCAACACCCCTGATCCCATTCTTACCACTAGTATCTCCACTCCAGTTACAACGAGTACTTTAATCTCAGGCATCAGTATTGACGAGGGGGGACCCACGTCTGATCCAGTGACTCTGGCCAATTCAGGTCTTGCCTTCTCTGGGACTGAAAAAGCTATACTGATGACAACTGTCACTCCACCTTCTGTTGATTCAGTATCAACAGCTACTGTtccaaatcaatcaaaaactcTAGTAACTACCACAACTGGTATCAAGGTTTCATCTGGAGATTTGGCACGTACTGGATCTGATTTAACTAGTCAGGTAGAAGATGCTCCACCTACAACAGGAGCTGATCCAACTTCTGCTCTTGTTGACTTTGGCATCGATATACCTCGTACAGATTTACCACTGGGAGAACCATCCCTGGAATTACCCCCTCTGGATGGATCAACTCCTGATGTGTCATCCTCAGATGTATCTTCTGATGTTCCTCCTCTTAGTACCTTACCTCcagattcagcatttttagaCACCTCTCGTCCAGAAGTTGCACTGACAGAACCAACTCTGGATTTGCTTCCTTCTGATATACCTTCAATTGTTGTACCATCCCCTGATGAACCACCTCCAGAGATGCCTTTGCCTGATGCTCCACTCGAAGTACAACCTACTGATACACCAGCTCCCAGTTTACCTTCTCCAAAAGAATCTGGGACAAAAGTCACTTTAGTAGACAAACTTCCACCTGAGTCATCTTTTGTGATTCCAAATCCTTCAGTAGactcagcattttcagaaattCCTCAAGAGGAGGTACAACCAAAGACGCAAGATACTGCAACAAATGTACCCTTTTCCAGTGCACCTGTTTCTGATGCACTCCCATTAGATGTACTTCCACAACTTCCACCCTCCATAATTCCTGAAACTTTAACAGCTGTTCCTGTACCTGATGTACCAGTTCTCACTACACCCTCCTCTCTCAAGCCCTCTCCTGATGCAGAGTTGTCCTCTAGAACCCTTGATACCTTAACAAATACACAGGCTTCTGAATTACCCCTTATTGCTGAGGTTCCTCCAGTGGTAGCCTCCCCTGATGATCTCCCTCAAGCTCCAAAGGAGACAGAAGAGCTTATGTTGCCTCCTTCTGGAGGTGGCGACGTGACAACAGGTATAGTTTCTGCCATGACGGAGCCTCCGAACCCTGAGAAAAATCCAATTAAACCTGATCAAACACCAGAATCGAATAATTCTGAACAAGTGCCTGGTGGCAATCCAGAATCTCAGAGGGAAGGAGATCCTTCTAAGGAGAAATCAGCTggagcaaaaacagaagaacaaccTGAAGAAAAGGAAGAATCCATTGAAAAGAAAGCGGGAGagcaaaaggaagaaaaaggtactgaaaaaagttttaaagtaaaagaaaaagcagttttgaaaagctttattgTGGAAATGCATTCTAACACTTTTGGAATAAACTGTCAATGTCTCTGA